Proteins encoded in a region of the bacterium genome:
- a CDS encoding SUMF1/EgtB/PvdO family nonheme iron enzyme gives MSKIARILRILTICFLLLASLAGCGKSNEIPLYKLYRVFNVEIGDTLPIALVLFNSNNEPLRNYCFKYTAGKADTFKSCTDEVGYVLLKVHKKAKTIDLDVPDSINVHLPMSASIISIFGGKTTLIIGDSLNRIAENDIIVFYNEKNRSFAQKLLNILKDEKEFILEMTGLKPTPWVVIVDEFSSDKNRLALCDYSINLALDSMTVKEDYLGDNLHEWTEGTITDRLDLYGLKGRNNRWIGDGITQYIVFEWAKREYPEHFYYDLNYIVNELICDDGKTYDLFKWKEASIKSIKKESKRLRKEKHASLEEKGYWYTPYFWAKIIDKSGNKNLIKEFLSELGKRKVRTADSAVALLSRMTGIDIRKELIISSKEINQNIRKYWPIPEIPEGMTFVSCGWSFKMGDSTSKHTSPVHKVYVSPFYIDKYEVSNEQFCKFLNEVGNKKESGTYWFDEEKNKQIKKVNGKYVPVKGYERHPVTYVTWFGARAYCKWAGKRLPTEAEWELAAGGGFTNYKYPWGEDWCPKCCNWKDDGKVDGYKETAPVDAFEKGRSHFGCYNMAGNVFEWVNDWYGDYPDTSQVDPKGPKSGTHKVQRGGCYKYPPSWMTIHARIAAEPQIAFPCVGFRCAKDFVWNPDSIKASVR, from the coding sequence ATGAGTAAAATTGCAAGGATTTTGAGAATACTGACCATATGCTTTTTATTATTAGCTTCCTTGGCAGGCTGCGGAAAAAGCAATGAGATACCACTTTATAAGCTTTACAGGGTTTTCAATGTAGAGATAGGCGATACATTACCAATAGCTTTGGTTCTGTTCAACAGCAATAATGAACCTCTAAGAAATTATTGTTTCAAATACACAGCAGGAAAAGCCGACACATTCAAAAGCTGCACCGATGAAGTCGGTTATGTTCTGCTAAAAGTCCATAAAAAAGCTAAAACTATTGATTTAGATGTTCCTGATTCGATAAATGTTCATCTACCAATGTCTGCCTCCATTATTTCTATTTTCGGCGGCAAAACTACCCTTATAATTGGTGATTCATTAAATAGGATAGCTGAAAATGATATTATTGTGTTTTATAATGAGAAAAATAGAAGTTTCGCACAAAAATTATTGAACATTTTAAAAGATGAAAAGGAATTTATCCTCGAAATGACAGGATTAAAACCCACTCCTTGGGTGGTTATTGTTGATGAATTCAGTTCTGATAAAAACAGGTTAGCCCTATGTGACTACTCTATAAATTTGGCTCTTGATTCCATGACAGTAAAAGAAGATTATTTAGGAGACAATCTTCACGAATGGACAGAAGGAACAATAACTGATAGGCTGGATTTATATGGACTAAAGGGCAGAAACAACAGATGGATTGGCGATGGGATAACACAATACATAGTTTTCGAATGGGCTAAAAGAGAATACCCAGAACATTTTTATTATGACCTAAACTATATTGTTAATGAATTAATTTGCGATGACGGGAAAACCTACGACCTATTCAAATGGAAAGAGGCTTCCATAAAATCAATCAAAAAAGAATCAAAACGCCTCAGAAAAGAAAAACACGCGAGTTTAGAGGAAAAAGGCTATTGGTATACGCCCTATTTCTGGGCGAAAATAATTGATAAGTCGGGCAATAAGAACTTGATAAAAGAGTTTCTTTCCGAACTCGGCAAACGCAAAGTAAGAACGGCAGACAGCGCAGTAGCATTGCTCTCGCGCATGACAGGAATCGACATTAGAAAAGAGCTAATCATATCATCGAAGGAGATAAATCAGAACATAAGAAAATATTGGCCCATCCCAGAAATACCAGAGGGAATGACATTCGTTAGTTGCGGCTGGTCATTCAAAATGGGCGACAGCACAAGCAAACACACATCACCCGTGCACAAGGTTTATGTTTCTCCGTTTTACATCGATAAATATGAGGTTTCAAACGAACAATTCTGCAAATTTCTTAACGAAGTGGGCAACAAAAAAGAGAGCGGGACATATTGGTTCGATGAGGAGAAAAACAAGCAGATTAAGAAAGTAAATGGCAAATATGTTCCAGTAAAAGGATACGAAAGGCATCCCGTGACCTATGTCACATGGTTTGGCGCAAGAGCTTATTGCAAGTGGGCGGGCAAAAGACTTCCCACCGAGGCTGAATGGGAACTCGCTGCTGGAGGTGGATTCACCAACTACAAGTACCCCTGGGGAGAGGATTGGTGCCCTAAATGCTGCAACTGGAAAGATGATGGCAAAGTTGATGGCTACAAAGAGACCGCACCGGTAGATGCGTTCGAGAAAGGAAGGTCGCATTTTGGATGCTATAACATGGCGGGAAATGTTTTCGAGTGGGTTAACGATTGGTATGGCGATTACCCCGACACAAGCCAAGTTGACCCTAAAGGTCCCAAATCGGGGACGCATAAGGTCCAGAGGGGAGGATGCTATAAGTATCCGCCATCATGGATGACAATTCATGCGAGAATTGCTGCCGAACCTCAGATAGCTTTTCCCTGCGTTGGTTTCAGGTGCGCAAAGGATTTTGTGTGGAACCCTGACTCTATAAAGGCATCCGTCCGGTAA
- the mfd gene encoding transcription-repair coupling factor — MMSSILHKILTQSADIEKIHDRLEREGKVNIARLPRPLQAALASWLAKEQSRPALLIVPEDEFNVIMADVETAAGERALPFPAWDILPYEHKYPAAEKVATRIYTLSKFLELKAPVVVTTPSALMWQTLPPDVIRRHTFEINKNDHIPPEELIERLISAGYRREQMVEFLGAVARRGDIVDFFSPAQSDPVRVEFFGDVVDEIRLFSTRNQTSLRKVQRAKVLPAIEWLPMSEGSVGELLSRVNEKARELISEAELEEIAARIALDRHFPGEIWFSPLFEPAMVFPMDFFSTSKPIIVCVEPERLHSEFKAFIAKANELYQRVSWEDLKPLPPKLLFDHNLAKTLDRAFVELREIPSSPDDIDFDAKLISIPTGKVAILSRMEELSRKGDVVVAAASKAQAERISSKIGGSIPVPVKYGTITQSFTVKKSDGGYFSVISGDEVLGFSRTMFVPSRYHQGRAMLAHYGLEQGDLVVHSDYGIARFMGIKTLNLNGRRAEFLLLLFADEEKLYVPMEDFFKVSPYVGPRGIAKLSKLGGRKWTNAKLRAKKRAFELAGELVRIYALREVKIRPPFPRNPEWEQILEQTFPYEETPDQRKSIEDVMADLSSNKPMDRLICGDVGFGKTEIAIRAALRVAAAGYQVAVLVPTTVLAAQHYETFTKRLEPFPVKIEMLSRFTTGAKAKRIIDELAEGKIDIIIGTHALLSERVRFRQLGLVIIDEEQWFGVRHKEKLRSLRAEVDVLTLTATPIPRTLYLSLSGVKNISLVDTPPKMRRPIFTQVINWNVNLFSKIIYNELDRGGQVFFVHNRVETIGGIEAILKRAMPDVRIAVAHGQMPERQLEKTILDFRSGKYDLLLSTAIIESGTDMPRVNTIIINRADRFGLAQLYQLRGRVGRSDVQAYAYLVLPPYRSLTPSARKRIRALLEYTELGSGYALATKDLEIRGAGNILGKEQSGFIADVGLHLYSKLLAEAVAELKGQKPPILEPIPFSIDFDAYIPSDYIADTEERLWVYQKVFTAHRIERIDELEREIRDRFGRIPEPTCHLFGFLKARILATRAGFSAVKFNPKWITLSFDPNRLPLIEIDRKIGEDKTIIQLELTPTPVLKIPRFPSVDEDLKFLIRILGKLSD; from the coding sequence ATGATGTCATCGATTTTGCATAAAATACTTACGCAAAGCGCGGATATAGAAAAAATCCACGACAGGCTTGAACGCGAGGGAAAGGTAAATATCGCTCGGCTTCCTCGACCACTTCAGGCTGCGCTCGCATCATGGCTCGCGAAAGAGCAGAGCAGACCAGCTTTGCTTATCGTGCCTGAGGATGAGTTCAATGTCATTATGGCGGATGTCGAAACGGCTGCTGGTGAAAGAGCATTACCCTTTCCTGCATGGGACATTTTGCCTTACGAACATAAATATCCTGCCGCTGAAAAAGTGGCAACAAGGATATATACACTCTCGAAGTTTCTTGAGCTTAAAGCTCCTGTCGTGGTTACAACACCCTCGGCGCTGATGTGGCAAACACTTCCTCCCGATGTTATTAGGCGGCACACATTCGAAATAAACAAAAACGACCACATCCCACCGGAAGAGCTTATCGAGAGACTTATATCCGCAGGCTACAGGCGGGAGCAAATGGTGGAGTTCCTTGGTGCTGTTGCTCGCCGTGGTGATATAGTTGACTTTTTCTCGCCAGCCCAATCCGACCCTGTCAGAGTAGAGTTCTTCGGCGATGTTGTGGATGAGATAAGACTTTTCTCCACGCGCAACCAGACATCCTTGAGAAAAGTGCAACGCGCAAAAGTTCTTCCGGCTATAGAATGGCTGCCTATGTCTGAAGGCAGCGTGGGTGAACTTCTATCGCGAGTTAATGAAAAGGCGAGGGAGCTCATCAGCGAAGCCGAACTTGAGGAAATAGCTGCCCGAATAGCACTCGATAGACATTTCCCGGGTGAGATATGGTTTTCGCCTTTGTTTGAGCCTGCGATGGTTTTCCCTATGGACTTTTTCAGCACATCAAAGCCCATAATAGTCTGTGTCGAGCCTGAACGACTGCATTCGGAGTTTAAAGCATTCATCGCGAAGGCAAACGAGCTTTACCAGCGGGTATCTTGGGAGGACCTTAAACCTCTTCCGCCGAAACTTTTGTTCGACCACAATTTAGCGAAAACTTTGGATAGGGCTTTTGTTGAATTAAGAGAGATACCATCATCTCCCGACGATATCGATTTTGACGCTAAGCTTATTTCGATACCCACGGGCAAAGTTGCCATTCTTTCACGCATGGAAGAGCTGAGCCGAAAAGGCGATGTCGTGGTTGCAGCGGCTTCAAAAGCTCAGGCTGAAAGAATTTCGTCAAAGATTGGTGGTTCGATTCCCGTGCCGGTGAAATACGGAACTATAACGCAGAGTTTCACTGTGAAAAAAAGCGATGGTGGTTATTTCAGCGTTATTTCCGGCGATGAGGTTCTGGGCTTTTCACGGACCATGTTTGTGCCCTCGCGTTATCATCAGGGGCGCGCGATGCTTGCGCACTACGGTCTTGAGCAGGGTGACCTCGTTGTGCATTCTGACTACGGGATAGCAAGATTCATGGGTATAAAGACGCTCAATTTGAATGGTCGGCGGGCAGAGTTTCTGCTCCTGCTTTTTGCGGATGAGGAAAAGTTATATGTGCCGATGGAGGACTTTTTCAAGGTCAGCCCATATGTTGGACCGAGGGGAATCGCAAAGCTTTCGAAGTTAGGCGGAAGAAAGTGGACTAACGCCAAGCTGCGTGCAAAAAAGCGTGCTTTCGAGCTTGCCGGTGAACTTGTCCGCATATACGCATTAAGGGAGGTTAAAATCCGTCCGCCATTTCCCAGAAACCCCGAATGGGAGCAAATACTGGAGCAAACATTCCCCTACGAGGAGACCCCCGACCAGCGAAAATCCATAGAGGATGTTATGGCTGACCTGAGCTCGAATAAACCTATGGACAGACTTATCTGCGGCGATGTAGGCTTTGGCAAAACCGAGATAGCTATTCGAGCAGCATTAAGGGTAGCTGCTGCTGGTTATCAAGTTGCTGTTCTCGTGCCAACAACTGTTCTGGCGGCACAGCATTACGAGACTTTTACGAAAAGGCTTGAGCCTTTCCCGGTCAAAATCGAGATGCTAAGTAGGTTCACCACTGGCGCTAAAGCAAAGCGGATAATTGATGAACTCGCTGAGGGCAAAATAGATATAATAATAGGAACTCATGCACTGCTTTCGGAACGCGTGAGATTCAGGCAACTCGGTCTGGTTATTATCGATGAGGAGCAGTGGTTCGGTGTCCGCCATAAGGAGAAGCTCCGTTCACTGCGCGCTGAGGTCGATGTGTTAACTCTTACCGCGACTCCTATACCAAGGACACTTTACCTATCGCTTTCGGGCGTGAAGAACATTTCGCTGGTTGATACGCCGCCGAAAATGCGTCGACCCATATTCACGCAGGTCATAAACTGGAATGTTAACCTTTTTTCAAAAATAATCTATAACGAGCTTGACCGAGGTGGTCAGGTGTTTTTCGTGCACAATCGTGTCGAAACGATAGGCGGTATTGAGGCTATTCTAAAACGCGCAATGCCAGATGTAAGGATAGCGGTAGCCCACGGTCAAATGCCCGAAAGGCAGCTTGAGAAAACAATTCTCGACTTTAGAAGCGGGAAATACGATCTTTTGCTTTCGACTGCCATAATAGAATCCGGGACTGACATGCCGCGTGTTAACACGATAATAATAAACCGTGCTGACCGGTTTGGGCTTGCGCAGTTATATCAGCTTCGAGGAAGAGTTGGTCGCTCCGATGTTCAGGCATACGCCTACCTTGTTCTTCCACCATATAGAAGTCTGACGCCCTCTGCGCGAAAGCGAATACGAGCTCTTCTTGAATATACGGAACTCGGCAGTGGTTATGCTCTCGCAACGAAAGACTTAGAAATCCGTGGTGCAGGAAACATACTTGGTAAGGAGCAAAGTGGATTTATCGCGGATGTGGGTTTGCACCTTTATTCGAAACTTCTTGCTGAGGCAGTGGCTGAGCTTAAAGGTCAAAAGCCACCCATACTCGAACCCATACCGTTCAGCATAGACTTTGATGCCTACATCCCCTCGGACTACATCGCCGACACAGAGGAGCGCTTGTGGGTTTATCAAAAAGTATTCACAGCCCACAGGATTGAGCGGATAGATGAACTCGAGCGCGAGATTCGCGACAGATTCGGGCGTATCCCAGAACCAACGTGTCATCTCTTTGGTTTCCTCAAAGCCCGGATACTTGCGACCAGAGCCGGTTTTTCCGCTGTTAAGTTCAACCCTAAGTGGATTACGCTATCCTTTGACCCCAATAGGTTGCCTCTAATTGAAATTGATAGAAAAATAGGCGAGGATAAAACGATAATTCAACTTGAACTGACACCGACTCCCGTTTTAAAAATTCCGCGCTTTCCAAGCGTGGACGAAGACCTAAAATTTTTGATAAGGATTCTTGGCAAGCTTTCTGATTAG
- a CDS encoding radical SAM protein — protein MFRKNDKRPFYDPLLTDEDIELLRECRLCPRECGVNRFEQAGVCRATADVFVSSANLHFGEEPPISGYSGSGTIFLTHCNLRCVYCQNYPISQLGIGNRRTIKQLVDMMLNLQSKGAHNINFVTPSHYVVQIRRAIIIARERGLRIPIVYNTSGYDSLAALELLKGLVEIYMPDLRYFDSEPAKIYSGAADYPEVARKAVKEMHNQVGDLIVGDDGVATRGILIRLLVLPNGISGTEKTLRWIAENLGTNVYLSVMSQYFPAHRAGEFPELKRRIKREEYMRVLEVVDELGFRRGYIQPI, from the coding sequence ATGTTTCGTAAAAACGATAAACGACCATTTTACGACCCACTTCTTACCGATGAGGACATAGAGCTGCTGCGTGAGTGTCGGCTTTGTCCGCGTGAATGTGGGGTTAACAGATTCGAGCAAGCCGGTGTTTGTCGTGCTACTGCTGATGTCTTTGTCTCGAGCGCGAACCTTCATTTCGGCGAGGAACCACCTATATCAGGTTATTCTGGTTCAGGAACTATTTTCCTTACCCATTGCAACCTTCGCTGCGTTTATTGCCAGAATTATCCTATAAGCCAGCTTGGAATCGGCAATCGACGAACTATAAAGCAGCTCGTTGACATGATGCTTAACCTTCAAAGTAAGGGCGCACACAACATAAATTTCGTTACGCCCAGCCACTATGTTGTGCAAATCAGGCGGGCGATAATAATAGCACGGGAGCGTGGGCTAAGAATACCAATAGTTTACAATACAAGCGGGTACGATTCGCTTGCCGCACTCGAATTGCTTAAAGGGCTCGTGGAAATCTACATGCCTGACTTAAGGTACTTTGACTCCGAGCCGGCAAAAATTTACTCCGGTGCAGCCGATTATCCAGAGGTGGCGCGAAAAGCCGTGAAAGAAATGCATAATCAAGTAGGCGACCTTATCGTGGGGGACGACGGCGTTGCAACCAGAGGAATTTTGATAAGATTGCTCGTTTTGCCAAACGGGATTTCTGGCACGGAGAAAACTTTGCGCTGGATAGCTGAAAATCTTGGAACTAATGTCTATCTAAGCGTTATGAGTCAGTACTTTCCAGCTCATCGAGCGGGGGAATTCCCTGAACTCAAAAGAAGAATTAAGCGGGAGGAGTACATGAGGGTGCTTGAGGTTGTTGACGAACTCGGATTTCGGCGTGGTTACATTCAACCCATTTAG
- the yidC gene encoding membrane protein insertase YidC: MDKRTVIGILLILAILILTPIYQRWVMRTTIKQAPQETTIPQKEKPSSVDTTEKVVRKAAPPETLATAIENPETTTFPNVPEKIITVITDKFVVKISTKGGDIRSIRLRDIRDAHGKEVELAPGVIGDKNSELFIISGDRRISLSSIRFTSDVETLVINEDNPKDAVTLIGSIGNNVMVQRRFEFVRGMYHINASLFIAMQDTTHTIEDVEFWWTAGILPTEKNVGWDIREIAARYRIGKEAGKYKPSRKNPIFSLEGLADWIGITSKYFTVTLASSKEFGSQAVLAKSYWITDTAIYQREIPQVSVGLRNHVASPRVTLSYIIYAGPRDYFVLKNYGRNMTALVDLGWRWLAPITKVLMWIFRIIYAIVRSYGWAIIVFTILMKLILLPLAQKQLKSMRKMREIQPIIKSITEQYRDNPQKMNIEMMKVYKKHGVSPASGCLPLLIQMPIFFALYKTLASGFQFRAQRFFWVPDLAQADPYIIWPIVMTVTMFIQQLISTMDPKQKTMAYIMPLVFFFIFYKLPAGLVIYWTVFNILSIIHMIWVEKHWKSLPPEESTAS; this comes from the coding sequence ATGGATAAAAGAACGGTTATAGGTATTCTTCTTATTTTAGCGATATTGATTCTAACGCCCATTTACCAGCGCTGGGTGATGCGAACCACCATAAAGCAGGCGCCTCAGGAAACCACAATACCACAGAAGGAGAAGCCAAGCTCAGTAGATACGACTGAAAAGGTTGTTCGAAAAGCAGCCCCACCCGAAACCCTCGCTACGGCAATAGAAAATCCGGAGACGACAACATTCCCAAACGTTCCAGAAAAAATTATAACGGTTATAACTGACAAATTCGTCGTCAAAATCTCGACCAAAGGTGGTGACATACGGTCTATACGCTTGAGGGACATCCGCGACGCTCACGGCAAAGAAGTCGAGCTTGCACCGGGGGTTATAGGGGATAAAAATTCTGAATTATTTATAATAAGCGGTGATAGAAGGATTTCCTTAAGTTCAATTCGTTTCACTTCGGATGTGGAAACACTGGTTATAAACGAGGATAATCCCAAAGATGCGGTAACGCTTATAGGTTCCATAGGTAACAATGTAATGGTCCAGCGCAGGTTTGAGTTTGTGCGGGGAATGTATCACATTAATGCATCGTTGTTTATTGCCATGCAGGATACCACGCACACCATTGAGGATGTCGAATTCTGGTGGACCGCTGGGATTCTGCCAACGGAGAAGAATGTTGGATGGGATATAAGAGAGATAGCCGCCCGTTATCGAATAGGGAAGGAAGCGGGAAAGTATAAACCATCACGAAAAAATCCCATATTCTCGCTCGAAGGACTTGCTGACTGGATAGGCATTACCAGCAAATATTTCACGGTTACCTTGGCGTCATCGAAAGAATTTGGTTCACAGGCTGTGCTCGCGAAATCATACTGGATAACTGACACCGCTATATACCAGCGCGAGATACCACAGGTTAGCGTTGGGCTAAGGAATCATGTCGCTTCGCCGCGTGTTACACTTTCGTATATTATTTATGCTGGTCCGCGGGATTATTTCGTTTTGAAAAACTATGGCCGCAATATGACCGCTCTCGTCGACCTTGGCTGGCGGTGGCTTGCGCCTATAACAAAGGTTTTGATGTGGATTTTCAGGATTATATATGCGATCGTAAGAAGCTACGGTTGGGCTATAATAGTTTTCACGATCCTTATGAAACTTATTCTTCTACCACTCGCGCAGAAACAGCTTAAAAGCATGCGCAAGATGCGTGAAATACAGCCCATAATAAAGTCGATAACTGAGCAGTATCGGGACAATCCGCAGAAGATGAACATAGAGATGATGAAGGTTTACAAGAAGCATGGTGTAAGTCCTGCGTCAGGTTGTCTCCCACTTCTAATTCAGATGCCCATATTTTTCGCTTTGTATAAAACTCTTGCCAGTGGTTTTCAGTTCAGGGCTCAGCGATTTTTCTGGGTTCCAGACCTTGCGCAGGCTGACCCCTACATAATTTGGCCAATAGTAATGACCGTAACGATGTTCATTCAACAATTGATTTCCACGATGGACCCCAAGCAGAAAACAATGGCTTATATAATGCCCCTCGTGTTTTTCTTCATATTCTATAAACTTCCAGCGGGATTGGTGATATACTGGACTGTTTTCAACATACTTTCAATAATCCACATGATTTGGGTCGAGAAACACTGGAAAAGCTTGCCCCCAGAGGAATCAACTGCTTCGTAG
- the mnmE gene encoding tRNA uridine-5-carboxymethylaminomethyl(34) synthesis GTPase MnmE: protein MNNLEIANILSGDIIVAPATPKGRSAIAGVRISGDGCHDFVWRALQLKPKPAEFEANRAYVVYFSIEPHGAKSISDRAVAIVYKSPKSYTGEDMVELFVHGNPILVEAIISLLTSLGARLAYPGEFTLRAVMNGKMDLIQAESVAATVNAQTLAAVASARNAAQKSRELKELWQKLHEILVEVVAALEFPEDEVPMTSERKWLTSLRGVKEKLESYLSRARSSRVLSEGFTVAISGAPNVGKSTLFNCIVGAEKAIVTPHPGTTRDIIEATIELDGVPVKIMDTAGIRETAHPVEHEGIRRAKNALSTADLVLWLVEANSESPQPPPKKDFVVVVNKVDLGVSEKVKKLYPNAMQTIAKDCKGIDAVINVIKNAIVKVPSDSLLFSLRTQERLDAAYTALCDALDALDKGFLDVAEVELDRADAILGEFFQPKEARDIYEEVFAKFCIGK, encoded by the coding sequence GTGAATAATCTCGAGATAGCAAATATTCTCTCAGGTGACATTATAGTCGCACCCGCAACACCAAAAGGGCGTTCAGCCATAGCGGGGGTTCGCATTAGCGGAGATGGATGCCACGATTTCGTGTGGCGAGCACTCCAGTTGAAGCCGAAACCTGCTGAATTCGAGGCCAACCGAGCATATGTGGTTTATTTCTCCATTGAGCCACACGGTGCAAAATCCATTAGCGACCGTGCGGTGGCGATAGTTTACAAGTCCCCAAAAAGCTACACTGGCGAGGATATGGTGGAGCTTTTCGTTCACGGGAATCCGATACTGGTTGAGGCTATAATATCCTTGCTTACATCACTTGGCGCAAGACTCGCATATCCGGGGGAATTCACGCTTCGAGCGGTAATGAACGGGAAAATGGATTTAATACAGGCGGAATCTGTCGCTGCTACTGTTAACGCACAGACACTCGCGGCTGTGGCGTCGGCGAGAAATGCAGCACAAAAAAGCAGAGAGCTTAAAGAGTTGTGGCAAAAACTACATGAAATTCTTGTTGAGGTGGTTGCTGCGCTCGAATTTCCTGAGGACGAGGTGCCGATGACATCGGAGAGAAAGTGGTTGACAAGCTTAAGAGGGGTAAAGGAGAAACTCGAATCCTATCTTTCTAGGGCACGAAGTTCGCGCGTCCTTTCGGAGGGGTTCACTGTTGCTATATCGGGTGCTCCTAATGTCGGCAAATCAACGCTTTTTAACTGCATAGTTGGTGCTGAAAAGGCTATAGTAACTCCTCACCCTGGCACAACACGCGATATAATCGAGGCAACTATTGAGCTTGATGGCGTGCCGGTAAAAATTATGGATACCGCTGGTATTCGTGAGACCGCTCACCCTGTGGAACACGAGGGAATAAGGAGAGCAAAAAACGCGCTATCGACAGCTGACCTGGTTCTCTGGCTTGTAGAGGCGAACTCGGAGAGTCCACAACCACCACCCAAAAAAGACTTCGTTGTTGTGGTCAACAAAGTGGACCTTGGAGTAAGCGAAAAGGTAAAAAAACTCTATCCCAATGCTATGCAAACAATTGCCAAGGATTGTAAGGGAATTGATGCTGTCATAAATGTTATAAAGAATGCGATAGTCAAAGTGCCTTCCGATTCGCTTTTGTTCTCTCTCAGGACGCAGGAGCGTTTGGATGCTGCCTACACGGCGCTTTGCGATGCGCTGGATGCGCTTGACAAAGGTTTCCTTGATGTGGCTGAGGTGGAGCTTGATCGGGCCGATGCGATTCTTGGGGAATTTTTTCAGCCTAAAGAAGCCCGCGACATATACGAGGAAGTTTTCGCAAAGTTCTGCATAGGTAAGTGA
- a CDS encoding acetyl-CoA carboxylase carboxyltransferase subunit beta, whose product MLWFKKKKEGLPPQKQKEVPDGLWLKCDSCGEIIYRKQLERNYWTCPQCGHHFKVPSSYYIKILLDEGTFEPHDENIRSTDPLKFKDRKKYSDRLKTTIEKHGITEAITVGLGKIDNIPVSAGFMDFRFIGGSMGSVVGERVARAIERSLVMKIPLVIVSASGGARMQEGILSLMQMAKTGALLARLDEARIPYISVLTNPTTAGVMASYASLGDVVIAEPKALLGFAGPRVIQQTIGQELPPGFQSSEFFQEHGFVDAVVKRPDLRKVVAMLLRYMYRPADKIPSMIFSDWQ is encoded by the coding sequence ATGCTCTGGTTTAAGAAGAAAAAGGAAGGGCTTCCGCCGCAGAAACAAAAAGAAGTACCCGACGGACTCTGGCTTAAATGTGATTCCTGCGGTGAGATTATCTATAGAAAACAACTCGAGCGAAACTACTGGACCTGTCCTCAGTGTGGTCATCATTTCAAGGTCCCCAGCAGCTACTATATAAAAATCCTTCTGGATGAGGGCACATTTGAGCCTCACGACGAGAACATTCGTTCCACGGACCCGCTAAAGTTCAAGGACCGTAAAAAGTATTCCGACCGCCTCAAAACAACCATAGAAAAACATGGCATAACTGAGGCTATAACTGTCGGGCTTGGCAAAATCGATAACATTCCCGTCAGCGCGGGATTCATGGATTTCCGCTTTATTGGCGGCAGTATGGGCTCAGTAGTGGGCGAAAGAGTCGCGAGAGCCATAGAGCGTTCGCTGGTCATGAAAATACCGCTCGTTATAGTTTCCGCGTCGGGGGGCGCAAGAATGCAGGAGGGAATACTGTCGCTTATGCAGATGGCAAAGACGGGTGCACTGCTCGCAAGACTTGACGAAGCCAGAATACCTTACATATCGGTGCTGACGAATCCCACCACAGCTGGCGTTATGGCAAGCTATGCATCACTTGGCGATGTCGTTATAGCTGAACCAAAAGCTCTTCTCGGATTCGCCGGACCAAGAGTTATTCAACAGACCATCGGGCAGGAGCTACCACCAGGTTTCCAGAGCTCAGAATTTTTCCAGGAACATGGTTTCGTTGACGCAGTGGTCAAACGGCCGGATTTGCGAAAAGTTGTGGCGATGCTTCTTCGATATATGTATCGCCCCGCCGACAAAATCCCGTCAATGATTTTCAGCGATTGGCAGTAA